The following are encoded together in the Neomonachus schauinslandi chromosome X, ASM220157v2, whole genome shotgun sequence genome:
- the ARMCX4 gene encoding armadillo repeat-containing X-linked protein 4: MGRVQEVGWVTAGLVVWAGTCYYLYRLTKGRAQSVRTLAKNGSRVKMETVLGVQNQTLATGEAMAGTETETRPQATSGAEAEAGGRAGAEVEITTTAKARPKANSQAMTMAEAEAAIQSEAKTVARTVGTTEVVTLTEAQVKAGEVAMKEAVTQTDSEAGRVVKKEAVTQTKVKIWALAARAETKKEVMTQNKVEARILAEKEMKRIMVTQSEALGVIREVTKISAMSKTGIVAETKARALEEIVSVAKTQSEARPGNTVDAKGNPNTVSRAEVGVDMRSCAPSQAVTKVQVDTMPGAGVEVKGNRKTMSRAESRADVRAPAQPQIIAKTQAEAMLGAKVDAGGITNAMCKVGAGADMRVSTQPQTVAKKQAETMFGAGVDDRGNADVTSKAVAGADMKVAAQLQAAAGVQAEAMPDVRVKGRGNSSAMSKTGARANLRANSQAEALPDARVKTRDNPNAKSKMGAGTDMELYMQPQPVANVQVDALPDGRIKAKGNANTLSKEGAGTDTKAQSQASTKSQVETLPGTRGKTRGKGKSKHKAGVGIEMKTCAQPQVGAKTQADAFPDSRVDGRGDPNAISRSGAKAELRACGQLQTEASSQGEGLPGTKNKVRGNPSAVSKAGTGPDTLGSAQLQAVANSQGEALSGNKSKVRGNPNVVSKAGIGPDTMCSAQGETDTTGSAQPQAVASSQGEALPGTKNRVRDNSNAVSKTGAGPGTIGSAQPEAVSNSQGETLPGTKNKVRGKSSALSKAGAGPDTVGSAQLQTAANAQDEALSGTKNKVRTNPSAVPKADARPDSVGSAQPQTDITGAAQPMAVANSRSEALPSIKNKGKGNPSALSKAGTGPDIVGSAQPQVVPNSQGEVLSGTKNKVRGNPSAMSKAEARADAMGSAQPQTDTTGSAQPLAVASSQGEALPSMKNKVRGKSNAVSKIGVGLDTVNSAQPQVVASSQGEVLPGTKKKIRGNPSAVSKAEARADTMGSAQPQTDTTGSAQPLAVANSQGETLPSIKNKVRGKSSAMSNKTGAGLDTVGSAQPQAVANSQGEVLSGTKNKVRGNPSASNAVSKIGAGPDTVNSAQPQVVASSRGEVLPGTKNKVRGNSNVVSKTGAGPDTVGSAQLQAVVNSQGEALPGVKKKVRGNSNAVSETEARADITGSAWPQAVATSQGEVLPGTKNVRGNPNAVSKAEVGADTMGSAQPLAVANSQGEVLAGTKNKVRGNLSAVSKAGIGPDTVGSVQPQAVVNSQGEILPGTKDRAIPKSEADEGYAKPKAEATPTVGSGGGTGTQACRKTRSRVHDYYWNGIGIEDWIASERWIKFRFQARDGYWENSMSWADDENEASIESWSGASDKSDIRSWAGAKGENEVGFPSWATAGDQACGGLWVESQASGGSLSEARDMAIGASWIGAENQASGVSWASTGNQAIGEPWAGGQASGVSWAGEDAIGGSWMGAEEQDSGRSQDGAGIQANGGSWAEARAGNVASIGHWPGDMDQASGGYWVGTGDLSGGSKPRFEDQASEDMSWADTANQASGGSRLRPVDQSGGESWARAGEQASGGFLVGTMDQASGGSWAGTGDQSGGESKPGFEDLANVEVSLARVGGQAGGGPRLGPEDQSSGRSWADSGDQASGGFLVGAADQANGGTWAVPGDQAGGETKPRSEEQASGRGSWADNGGQAGGGSRLGPRDQSIGDSWAGTGDQASEECRPGPEDQSNGWFCAYSGSQANASGSWGGAGGQAIGGSRLGPTIPSSGGSWADTGSQVSGRSWAGTGDQASSCPKPGFEDQANGGGFCSGAEDQAVGGSNPGPANQSSGGSWTGTGSQASGRSWAGTGDQADSGSKPGFEDPAGREGSQPGTGDQASGKSWAGSRPGNEASRGSRLGPKDQASGGPWATAGDQASGRPQISAEMEASERSWFGPGGETSTGSCFRRGEEAGIVSKPGGKNEVSTESRSRAKEEAVISSRFGAEDKANIGSWIRSEEAACMDSCMGAEAGAAAEVRKESWLWDGDAATTGSRLGAEEEACVGSWTWAEDVDEDELSRASSPDIEEISLRSLFWADSEKSHEFRSERERKVNFECGAGDKASAKDNFEAPTAGGVEEKSWFWDGNENRSEDKSAPKTKAKKSAESRGTYPSMVPGAGMGSWAGAMIWTEMKFPYQNKSCFPPEDELRKQIRDEEKTQPWTCRCKREANMDPRELEKLICMIEMTEDPSIHEIANNALYNSPEYPFSHEVIRNAGRISIIESLLNNPYPSVRQKALNALNNISVAAENHRKVKTYLNQVCEDTVTYPLNSNVQLAGLRLIKHLTIISEYQHMVTNYISEFLRLLTVGSGETKDHILGMLLNFSKNPSMTKDLLIASAPTSLINIFSKKETKETILNALSLFENINYHFKRRAKVFTQDKFSKNSLYFIFQRPKACAKKLRVLAAEYSDPEVKERVELLLSKF, from the exons ATGGGTCGCGTTCAGGAAGTGGGCTGGGTGACTGCAGGACTGGTGGTTTGGGCTGGTACCTGCTACTACCTTTACAGATTAACCAAGGGAAGAGCGCAGAGTGTGAGGACACTTGCCAAAAATGGGTCCAGAGTCAAGATGGAGACTGTGCTTGGGGTACAGAACCAGACCTTGGCCACGGGTGAAGCCATGGCTGGGACAGAGACTGAGACTAGACCCCAGGCCACGTCTGGAGCAGAAGCTGAAGCAGGAGGTAGGGCTGGGGCTGAAGTAGAGATTACCACCACTGCTAAAGCCAGACCCAAAGCCAACTCTCAGGCCATGACAATGGCTGAGGCAGAGGCAGCGATACAATCTGAGGCCAAAACAGTGGCCAGAACAGTGGGCACGACAGAGGTGGTGACTCTGACTGAGGCCCAGGTCAAAGCTGGGGAAGTGGCTATGAAAGAGGCTGTGACCCAAACTGACTCTGAGGCTGGGAGAGTAGTCAAGAAAGAGGCTGTGACCCAGACCAAGGTTAAAATTTGGGCACTGGCTGCCAGGGCAGAGACCAAGAAAGAAGTAATGACCCAGAACAAAGTGGAGGCTCGTATACTGGctgaaaaagagatgaaaagaataATGGTGACACAGAGCGAGGCCTTAGGAGTGATCAGGGAAGTGACCAAGATCAGTGCCATGAGTAAGACTGGAATTGTGGCTGAGACCAAGGCAAGAGCCCTGGAAGAGATTGTGAGTGTGGCCAAGACTCAGTCTGAGGCCAGGCCTGGTAACACAGTTGATGCTAAGGGAAATCCTAATACCGTGTCCAGGGCAGAAGTTGGAGTGGACATGAGGTCTTGTGCACCATCTCAGGCTGTGACCAAGGTCCAGGTCGACACCATGCCTGGTGCTGGGGTTGAGGTCAAGGGGAATCGCAAAACCATGTCTCGGGCAGAGTCTAGGGCAGACGTGAGGGCTCCTGCCCAGCCTCAGATTATAGCCAAGACCCAGGCTGAGGCTATGCTTGGGGCAAAGGTTGATGCTGGGGGTATTACAAATGCCATGTGTAaggtaggggcaggggcagacaTGAGAGTTTCTACACAACCTCAGACTGTGGCCAAGAAACAGGCCGAGACAATGTTTGGTGCCGGGGTTGATGACAGGGGAAATGCTGATGTCACATCTAAGGCAGTGGCTGGAGCTGACATGAAGGTTGCTGCTCAACTTCAAGCTGCAGCCGGTGTTCAGGCTGAGGCTATGCCTGATGTCAGGGTTAAAGGAAGAGGTAACTCCAGTGCGATGTCTAAAACAGGGGCAAGGGCAAACTTGAGGGCCAATTCCCAGGCTGAGGCCTTGCCTGATGCCAGGGTTAAGACCAGAGACAATCCCAATGCCAAGTCTAAGATGGGGGCTGGGACAGATATGGAGCTCTATATGCAGCCTCAGCCTGTGGCCAATGTCCAGGTTGATGCCTTGCCTGATGGCAGGATTAAGGCTAAAGGCAATGCCAACACGTTATCTAAAGAAGGGGCTGGGACAGACACAAAGGCACAGTCTCAGGCTTCCACCAAGAGCCAGGTTGAGACCTTACCTGGTACTAGAGGTAAGACTaggggaaaaggcaaaagtaagCATAAAGCAGGAGTTGGGATAGAAATGAAAACCTGCGCGCAGCCTCAGGTTGGAGCCAAGACCCAAGCTGATGCTTTTCCCGATTCCAGGGTTGATGGCAGGGGTGATCCTAATGCCATTTCTAGGTCAGGGGCTAAGGCGGAACTGAGGGCCTGTGGTCAGCTCCAGACTGAGGCCAGTTCCCAGGGTGAGGGCTTGCCTGGTACTAAGAATAAGGTCAGAGGCAATCCCAGTGCTGTGTCTAAGGCAGGGACTGGGCCAGATACACTGGGCTCTGCCCAGCTCCAGGCTGTGGCCAATTCCCAGGGTGAAGCCTTGTCTGGTAATAAGAGCAAGGTCAGGGGCAATCCCAATGTTGTGTCTAAGGCAGGGATTGGGCCAGATACTATGTGTTCTGCCCAGGGTGAAACAGATACAACAGGCTCTGCCCAGCCCCAGGCTGTGGCCAGTTCCCAGGGTGAAGCCTTGCCTGGTACTAAGAACAGAGTCAGGGACAATTCCAATGCTGTGTCTAAGACAGGGGCTGGGCCAGGTACAATAGGTTCTGCTCAGCCTGAGGCTGTGTCTAATTCCCAAGGTGAAACCTTGCCTGGTACTAAGAATAAGGTCAGAGGCAAGTCCAGTGCTTTGTCTAAGGCAGGGGCTGGGCCGGATACAGTGGGCTCTGCCCAGCTCCAGACTGCGGCCAATGCCCAGGATGAAGCCTTGTCTGGTACCAAGAATAAAGTCAGGACCAATCCCAGTGCCGTGCCTAAGGCAGATGCCAGACCAGATTCAGTGGGCTCTGCCCAGCCTCAAACAGATATAACAGGTGCTGCCCAGCCCATGGCTGTGGCCAATTCCCGGAGTGAGGCCTTGCCCAGTATCAAGAATAAGGGTAAGGGCAATCCCAGTGCTTTGTCTAAAGCAGGGACTGGGCCAGATATAGTAGGTTCTGCCCAGCCTCAGGTTGTGCCCAATTCCCAGGGTGAAGTCTTGTCTGGTACTAAGAACAAGGTCAGGGGCAATCCCAGTGCCATGTCTAAGGCAGAGGCCAGGGCAGATGCAATGGGCTCTGCCCAGCCTCAAACGGACACAACAGGCTCTGCCCAGCCCCTGGCTGTGGCCAGTTCCCAGGGTGAAGCCTTGCCTAGTATGAAGAATAAAGTTAGGGGTAAGTCCAATGCTGTGTCTAAGATAGGGGTTGGGCTAGATACAGTGAACTCTGCCCAGCCTCAGGTCGTGGCCAGTTCCCAAGGTGAAGTCTTGCCTGGGACTAAGAAGAAGATCAGGGGCAATCCCAGTGCTGTGTCTAAGGCAGAGGCCAGAGCAGACACAATGGGCTCTGCCCAGCCTCAAACAGACACAACAGGCTCTGCCCAGCCCCTGGCTGTGGCCAATTCCCAAGGTGAAACCTTGCCTAGTATCAAGAATAAGGTTAGGGGCAAGTCCAGTGCTATGTCTAATAAGACAGGGGCTGGGCTAGATACAGTGGGCTCTGCCCAGCCCCAGGCTGTAGCCAATTCCCAGGGTGAAGTCTTGTCTGGTACTAAGAACAAGGTCAGGGGCAATCCCAGTGCT TCCAATGCTGTGTCTAAGATAGGGGCTGGGCCAGATACAGTGAACTCTGCCCAGCCTCAGGTTGTGGCCAGTTCCCGAGGGGAAGTCTTGCCTGGGACTAAGAACAAGGTCAGGGGAAATTCCAATGTTGTGTCTAAGACAGGAGCTGGGCCAGATACAGTGGGCTCTGCCCAGCTCCAGGCTGTGGTTAATTCCCAGGGTGAGGCCTTGCCTGGTGTCAAGAAAAAG GTCAGAGGCAATTCCAATGCTGTATCTGAGACAGAGGCCAGGGCAGATATAACAGGCTCTGCCTGGCCTCAGGCTGTGGCCACTTCCCAGGGTGAAGTTTTGCCTGGTACTAAGAATGTCAGGGGCAATCCCAATGCTGTGTCAAAGGCAGAGGTTGGGGCAGATACAATGGGCTCTGCGCAACCCCTGGCTGTGGCCAATTCCCAGGGTGAAGTCTTAGCTGGCACTAAGAATAAGGTCCGGGGCAATCTCAGTGCTGTGTCTAAAGCAGGGATTGGGCCAGATACAGTGGGTTCTGTCCAGCCCCAGGCTGTGGTCAATTCCCAGGGTGAA ATCTTGCCTGGGACAAAGGACAGGGCTATACCCAAGTCTGAGGCAGATGAGGGCTATGCAAAGCCCAAGGCTGAGGCCACACCCACtgttgggagtgggggtgggacagGCACTCAGGCCTGCAGAAAGACTCGGTCTAGGGTCCATGACTACTACTGGAATGGGATTGGTATTGAGGATTGGATTGCTTCTGAGCGATGGATCAAATTTAGGTTTCAGGCCAGGGATGGATACTGGGAGAATAGCATGTCCTGGGCTGATGATGAGAATGAAGCCAGTATTGAGTCCTGGAGTGGGGCTAGTGATAAGTCTGATATTAGGTCCTGGGCTGGGGCTAAGGGTGAAAATGAAGTTGGTTTTCCATCCTGGGCTACAGCTGGGGACCAGGCCTGTGGGGGGCTCTGGGTTGAGAGTCAGGCCAGTGGGGGTTCTTTGTCAGAGGCCAGGGACATGGCCATTGGAGCATCCTGGATTGGGGCTGAGAACCAGGCCAGTGGGGTGTCTTGGGCTAGCACCGGGAACCAGGCTATTGGGGAGCCCTGGGCTGGAGGTCAGGCCAGTGGGGTGTCCTGGGCTGGGGAAGATGCCATTGGAGGGTCCTGGATGGGAGCTGAGGAACAGGACAGTGGAAGGTCCCAGGATGGCGCTGGGATTCAGGCTAATGGAGGGTCCTGGGCTGAAGCTAGAGCTGGGAATGTGGCTAGTATTGGGCACTGGCCTGGGGATATGGACCAGGCTAGTGGAGGGTACTGGGTTGGGACTGGTGACCTGTCTGGTGGATCCAAGCCTAGATTTGAGGATCAGGCCAGTGAAGATATGTCCTGGGCTGACACAGCCAACCAAGCCAGTGGAGGGTCCAGGCTGAGGCCTGTGGACCAGTCTGGTGGTGAGTCCTGGGCTAGGGCTGGGGAACAG GCCAGTGGAGGATTCTTGGTTGGGACTATGGACCAGGCCAGTGGGGGGTCCTGGGCTGGGACTGGTGATCAGTCTGGTGGTGAGTCCAAGCCTGGATTTGAGGATCTGGCAAACGTAGAAGTGTCTTTGGCTAGGGTTGGTGGCCAGGCTGGTGGAGGGCCTAGGCTGGGGCCTGAGGACCAGTCCAGTGGAAGGTCCTGGGCTGACTCTGGGGACCAAGCCAGTGGAGGGTTCTTGGTTGGGGCTGCGGACCAGGCCAATGGAGGGACCTGGGCTGTACCTGGGGATCAGGCTGGTGGTGAGACAAAGCCTAGATCTGAAGAGCAGGCAAGTGGAAGAGGGTCTTGGGCTGACAATGGGGGCCAGGCTGGTGGAGGGTCTAGGCTGGGTCCCAGGGACCAGTCCATTGGAGATTCCTGGGCTGGCACTGGGGACCAGGCCAGTGAAGAATGTAGGCCCGGGCCTGAGGATCAGTCCAATGGATGGTTCTGTGCTTACAGTGGGAGTCAGGCTAATGCAAGTGggtcctggggtggggctggtggcCAGGCTATTGGAGGATCTAGACTAGGGCCCACGATCCCATCCAGTGGTGGGTCCTGGGCTGATACTGGAAGTCAGGTCAGTGGAAGGTCTTGGGCTGGGACTGGAGATCAGGCTAGTAGCTGTCCCAAACCTGGATTTGAGGATCAAGCCAATGGAGGAGGGTTCTGTTCTGGTGCTGAGGACCAGGCTGTTGGAGGGTCTAATCCAGGGCCTGCAAACCAGTCCAGTGGTGGGTCCTGGACTGGCACTGGGAGTCAGGCCAGTGGAAGGTCCTGGGCTGGGACTGGGGATCAGGCTGATAGTGGTTCCAAACCTGGATTTGAGGACCCAGCAGGTAGAGAAGGCTCCCAGCCTGGCACTGGGGATCAGGCTAGTGGAAAATCTTGGGCTGGGTCTAGGCCTGGTAATGAAGCCAGTAGAGGGTCTAGGCTGGGGCCCAAGGACCAGGCAAGTGGAGGGCCCTGGGCTACGGCTGGTGACCAGGCCAGTGGAAGACCCCAGATCAGTGCCGAGATGGAGGCCAGTGAAAGATCCTGGTTTGGGCCTGGGGGTGAGACTAGTACCGGGTCCTGCTtcaggagaggggaagaggctgGTATTGTATCCAAACCTGGAGGTAAAAACGAGGTCAGTACTGAATCCAGATCAAGGGCTAAAGAAGAAGCCGTCATTAGTTCCAGATTTGGGGCTGAGGATAAGGCCAATATTGGGTCCTGGATCAGATCTGAAGAGGCAGCCTGTATGGATTCCTGTatgggggctgaggctggggctgCGGCAGAGGTCAGGAAGGAGTCTTGGCTCTGGGATGGAGATGCAGCCACTACAGGGTCTAGGCTTGGGGCTGAGGAAGAGGCTTGCGTGGGGTCATGGACTTGGGCTGAGGATGTGGATGAGGATGAGCTAAGTAGAGCATCCAGCCCTGATATTGAGGAGATCAGTTTAAGGTCCTTGTTTTGGGCTGACAGTGAGAAGAGTCATGAGTTCAGATCCGAGAGGGAGCGAAAGGTCAATTTTGAGTGTGGAGCTGGAGATAAGGCCAGCGCCAAGGATAACTTTGAGGCACCAACTGCTGGTGGAGTTGAGGAAAAGTCTTGGTTCTGGGATGGTAATGAAAACAGAAGTGAGGACAAATCTGCACCTAAGACTAAAGCCAAAAAGTCAGCTGAGTCAAGAGGCACATATCCATCCATGGTCCCTGGGGCAGGAATGGGGTCATGGGCAGGAGCCATGATCTGGACGGAAATGAAATTTCCATACCAAAATAAGTCCTGCTTCCCACCTGAAGATGAGCTAAGAAAGCAGATCAGGGATGAGGAGAAAACTCAGCCCTGGACCTGTCGCTGTAAACGCGAAGCTAATATGGATCCACGAGAGCTTGAAAAACTCATTTGCATGATTGAGATGACCGAAGATCCTTCTATTCATGAAATAGCCAATAATGCTCTTTATAACAGTCCCGAATATCCCTTTTCCCATGAAGTCATTCGAAATGCAGGTAGAATCTCAATTATTGAAAGTTTGCTCAATAATCCCTATCCCAGTGTAAGGCAGAAGGCTTTAAATGCACTGAATAACATCTCAGTGGCTGCTGAAAATCATAGGAAGGTGAAAACATACTTAAACCAAGTATGTGAAGACACAGTCACCTATCCCTTGAATTCAAATGTACAGCTGGCTGGACTAAGACTGATAAAGCACTTGACTATTATTAGTGAATATCAGCATATGGTTACaaattatatttcagaatttcttcGTTTGTTAACTGTGGGAAGTGGAGAAACAAAAGACCATATTTTGGGAATGCTTTTGAATTTCTCTAAAAATCCATCTATGACAAAAGACTTACTCATTGCCAGTGCACCAACGTCACTGATTAATATCTTTAGCAAGAAAGAGACGAAAGAGACTATTCTTAATGCTCTTTcactatttgaaaatataaattatcattttaaaagaaggGCAAAAGTATTTACGCAGGACAAGTTCagtaaaaattctctttatttcataTTCCAACGGCCTAAAGCATGTGCCAAGAAACTCCGAGTCTTAGCAGCAGAGTACAGTGACCCTGAGGTGAAAGAAAGAGTTGAGCTATTATTAAGTAAGTTCTGA